A region of the Anaerolineae bacterium genome:
GAGTTGAGATCGCCACGCTCCGCTCGGCCAGATCCGGCCTCTTAGCTCCCAGCGCCTGCCCGACAATGGTGGTAGTGGCCACAGCTAAGCCCACCCCTGGCATAAAGGAGAGCGACTCTAAGCTGACTGCCACCTGGTGAGCTGCTAGTGCTGTAGTTCCCAGTACGGAAATAATCCGAGTGAAAATGGCAGAGCCAGCCCGTTGCACCAAATGTTCAGCAGCAGCAGGCATTGCTAGCTGCGTCAACGTGCGCAGCAGAGGCGGATCCCAGCGCAGCACAGCTCGCAGCGGCACTTGAATCGGCGTGCCACCTAATACCAGTAAAAGCAACGCCAAGGTACTACCTAGCGCGCGAGCTGTCCCCACGGCTATCCCTGCCCCCACTACGCCGTAAGCCGGAAACGGACCGATCCCAAACACCAGCAGATAGGCCCCCACGATATTCCAGGCGTTCATGACGAAGGTGATATACATTGGCGTGCGAGTGTCGCCAGCCCCGCGCATGATGCCATTAGAGACGGTGAGGGGAAAGCCGAACAAGGACGCGCCGACAGCCCACCGTAAATACTGATCGCCAAGTTCTGCCACGGC
Encoded here:
- a CDS encoding MATE family efflux transporter, with the translated sequence MLQWRCKRTSDGMAAAQELLPFNEGLALSERTLRSTIIRLAMPAVIENMLMTVVFVADTLIVGWLQDELSLAAVSLAGVFIWVADALFMALAVGATAVVARAWGACDRARAQAAAGQAILLSYLGSLVVVALLFPNTERYMRLMGAAPAVAELGDQYLRWAVGASLFGFPLTVSNGIMRGAGDTRTPMYITFVMNAWNIVGAYLLVFGIGPFPAYGVVGAGIAVGTARALGSTLALLLLVLGGTPIQVPLRAVLRWDPPLLRTLTQLAMPAAAEHLVQRAGSAIFTRIISVLGTTALAAHQVAVSLESLSFMPGVGLAVATTTIVGQALGAKRPDLAERSVAIST